CCCAGCCCGACTTCACGCTGGGTGTTCACCGGGTCGTGCGGGGCGCGGTCCTGCAACTGCACGCGAGCGGCAAGGGCCACGAACAGGCCGACGGCGCGCGCGTCCTGGCCGAACTGCTGGAAGAGGAGGACTCCCCCGCCCGCGCGGCGCTGGAAGCCCAGGGCGTGACCCGGCTGGACGTGCTGGGGTACATCTCGCACGGCGCCGCCAAGGTGGCAGGCCGTGAGCGCGAGCGGCAGGTCGCGGGCGTGGACGGCGAACCGGAAACCGGTGGACCGGCCGAACAGAACCCGCTGAAGGCCTACGCGACCGACCTGACCGCCCAGGCCAGGGCAGGCGAGTTCGACCCGGTGATCGGGCGGGAGGCCGAACTGGAGCGCATGGTGCATATCCTCGCGCGGCGGGCCAAGAACAATCCCGTCCTGGTGGGCGAGCCGGGCGTGGGCAAGACGGCGCTGGCGGAGGGCCTGGCGCAGCGGGTGGCGGACGGCCAGGCCCCGGGCTTCCTGCGCGGCGCTTCCGTCTATGCCCTCGACCTGGGCGCGTTGCTGGCCGGAACCCGCTACCGGGGCGACTTCGAGCAGCGGCTCAAGGCGGTCTTGAGCGCGCTGGACGGTCAGAACGCGGTGCTGTTCATCGACGAACTGCACACGCTGGTCGGCGCCGGAGCCACCGAGGGCGGCAGCGTGGACGCCGCCAACCTCCTCAAACCGGCGCTGGCTCGCGGGCGGCTGCGGGTGCTGGGCGCGACCACGCCTCCCGAACTGCGCCACCTCGAACGGGACCGGGCGCTGTGGCGCCGCTTTCAGACGGTGGACGTGCCCGAACCGTCCGAGGAGGACGCGCTCGCCATCCTGCGCGGCCTGGCGCCGGGGTACGCCCGGCACCACGGCGTCACGTACACCGAGGGGGCGCTGGATGCCGCCGTGCGCCTCTCCGCGCGCCACCTGCGCGACCGCTTCCTGCCCGACAAGGCGATTGACGTGCTGGACGAAGCCGGAGCCGCCCGCTCCTCCGCCGGGAAGGGCGGCGAGATCAGCGAGACGGACATCGAGGCCACCGTCGCCCGCATGGCCCGCGTGCCGGTCGGCGCGGTGAAGGCCGAGGAAGTCAAATCCCTCGCCACGCTGGAAACCGACCTGAAGGCGCGGGTGTTCGGGCAGGATGCGGCCGTGGGAGCCGTCGCCAGCGCCGTGAAGCTCGCCCGGGCGGGCCTGCGCGATCCGCAGAAGCCACAGGGGGCCTTCCTGTTCGCCGGACCGACCGGCGTGGGCAAGACCGAGCTGGCCCGCGCCCTCGCGGACCGCCTGGGCGTGCATCTGGCCCGCTTCGACATGAGCGAGTATCAGGAAGCGCACACCGTCGCCCGCTTGATCGGTGCCCCTCCCGGCTACGTGGGCTTCGACCAGGGCGGCCTGCTGACGGACGCGGTAGCGAAGAATCCCCACGCGGTCCTGCTGCTGGACGAGATCGAGAAGGCGCACCCGGACGTCTACAACCTCTTCCTTCAGTTGATGGACCACGGCACGCTGACCGACCACACCGGCAAGAAGGTGGACGGACGCGGCCTGATCCTGATCTTCACCACCAACGCCGGGGCCGCCGACGCCAGCCGTCCCGCCCTGGGTTTCTCCCGTGAGGGCCGCGCGGGCGAGGAGGCGGAAGCCGTCAAGCGCACCTTCACGCCCGAGTTCCGTAACCGGCTGGACGCCGTGATCCACTTCAAGCCGCTCTCGCGCGAGGTGATGGCAAGCGTGGTGGACAAGTTCCTGGCGCAACTGGCGGCACAACTGGCCGAGCGCGGCGTCACACTGACCGTCACGCCCGCCGCCCGGGCCCTCCTCGCCCAACTGGGCTACGACCCGCAGATGGGCGCGCGCCCCCTCGCCCGCGTGATCGAGGAGAGGGTGAAACGCCCGCTGGCCGATGAACTGCTGTTCGGGCAGTTGAAGGATGGGGGCGGAGTGACGGTGGATGCGGAGGGAGAAGGGTTTACTTTTAACGGCTGAATCCCGGTACATTCTTCTTGTGAACACCATCACAACTCGGCGGACGGGGAAGGAGGACATCCCCGCGCTGATTCCCCTCATTCTGGTGGCGGCCAGGACTCGCGCTGAACTGGAACCGGCGCTGTGGCCCCTTCACCCGGAGGCGGAAAACCGGGTGCGATCCAGGCTGGAAGGCGAGTTCTCCAGCCCGGAACGGTTCGCGTGGTTCCTGGCGGAACAGAATGGAGAGGCTGTGGGTGTTATCTCAGCGGGACTTTATCCGGCTCCACCCGTGTACCGGAGTCTCCTTGCCGGGCTGATCGGGGAGGACTTCTACGCGGACACACCCGGAGCCCTCCCCCTGCTTCTGTCGGCTGCCGAGAGCTTTCTGAGAGCGGCAGAGGCTGCCCTGATCAATGCCGCCTGTCCGGCCCGTGACAAGGAGCGACTGCGGCTGTTGCAAGCGCACGGTTACGCGCCCCTGACGCTGTGGATGGCCCGCCCTGTTGACCCTTCTGTACCGGCTCCCGCTTCCATCCGGCCCGCCCGGGAAGATGACCTACCCGCCCTCGTCCGCCTGAACCGGGACGCGCAGGAGGGCAAACGCCGCGCCAACCCGCGCTTCTGGACCCCGCACCCGGAGGCGTCCGCCCGCTTTGAAGACTGGATGCGCCACAGCCTCACGCTCCCAGACCGTGATCTGCTGGTCCACGAGGGCCCAAGCGGCGTGGATGGTTTTGTCGTCGCGCAGCCCGCTGGGTCGCCGCCCGCGCATAACGCAGAGGGCGTGGGACTGATCGACGACCTGTATGCGGACGCCTGGAACATCTTCCCGGCCCTGCTGAATGCAGCGCACCACGCCTTCCACAAGCGCGGCAAGCACACCGTTGAGGTCATCTGCCCGGCAGCGTGGACTGAGCGGGCCGCTGCGCTGGAGGACGCCGGATTCCGTCCAGCGAATCTGTGGCTGATTCAGGACTGAACTGAAGGCTCATCCCCCTCCGGCAGTGCCCCCCCCAGCAACTGCTCCCCCAGCGTCCGGGCCAGCCAGGCTTCGTACTCGTCCGGCGTCCAGCCCGACTCGGTGACGAGTTCGTGGTACACCTCGAACAGTGTCAGCGCCTGGAGTAGCGCCGAGGCCCGCTCCACACTCAGGCCCGGTCGCAGCATGGCCGCACTTTCCGCGACGAAGTGACGCTGGGCGGCGCGGCGGCCCCCCAGGGCCTGCTGGAGTTCGGCGGCGGCCTCGGGGTCGGCGGCCCCGGCGCTCTGGTAGATGCGGACCATCTCGGCGCCCGTTTCCCATTGCCGCCGGGTGAGATGGGCCATCAATTCAAAACGCTGGGCGGGGTTCTCGTGGGCGAGGGCGTCCTGGCGAAAGTCGCGCTGCCGGGATGTCTGGTGCCACGCTTCGCGGATGGCGCGGAGCACCCCGCGTTTGTTGCCGAAGATGCTGTAGACCGTGCTGACCGCCACGCCAGCTTCACGGGCGATGTCGTCGATGGTGGTCGCGCCGTACCCCTGCTCCAGAAACAGGCGGCGGGCGGCGCCCACCACGAGCTGCTGCGTGGCGAGCGCCTGGCGCTGACGGTGGGTGAGTCTGGGTTCGGCCTTGACACTGCCCATACAGGAAGAGTACAACGATGTTGGGTGTAGTTTCACTACATCGAATGGAGGGAAGGTATGTCGGCAGAGCTGAATCGGCAGTTGGCGATGCAGACCCTGGAGCGGGCCTTCAATCAAGGTGACGTCTCCGTCTTCGACGAGGTGATCCCCGCACGGGGGGTAGACCACCAGGAGACGCCCGGCACCGACATGCTCCGCCACCTCAGGGACACCGTCTCCATGATGCGGCGGGCCTTCCCCGACCTGCACTTCGAGGTGCATCACGTCCTGGCCGAGGGCGATATCGTCGCCTTCCACTCCACGATGACCGGCACCCACCTCGGCCGCTTTGACATCGGGCCTTTCCGCGAGCTTCCCCCACCGGCAGGAAGATCAGGATGCGCCACATGCACTTTCTGCGCTGGGAGGACGGCAAGAACACCGACCTCTGGCACCTGATGGACACGGCCAGTCTGATGAGGCAACTGACGGCCCCGCCGCCGGAGGCCCAGGCCGCAAACGGTTGACCCAGCCCGTCAGCTCCCGCCCACCCACGCCCACGTCGGCAAATCCTCGCACAGCACCTCCAGAATGTGCGTGCCCGAGGCGAGCAACAGGTGGCGGTAGCGCGGGCGGCGGCGCTGCGCCTGCCACTGGGCCTCACGGAGCCGCCTCATCTGCGCCTGTGCCTCGGCCCACTGTTCCGGTGTGGTCGGCGCCGGACGGCCCAAGCTGTAGACGAAGCCGCTTCCCGTGTCACTGGGCCGGGCGTTCTCTGGAAAGAAGCGCCCGGTCGTCTCGATCTGTGGCTCGCGTGCCCGCAACTTCTCGCTCACCGCCACCGGCACGCCGTAGGGCGGGAAAGTGTCGGTGTTGTCGTTCTCCTCCAGAATCTCGGTGATCCAGGGGTCGGGGTCGCTCACCACCTCGTACAGGAAGGACGGGGGCAACCCCTGCCGGGTCGGGTGGAAGGTGCCGTACGGTCCCCCGTAGAACTCGTCGTAGCTCTCCAGCGCGAAAATCCGGTTGCCGTGATAGATGCTCCCCTCCCAGCGGCTTTCCCAGGTCAGGCGCAGCAGGCGGCCATGGTGGCGGGGGTCGGGGCGGCCGTCCGGTCCCACCTGCCAGCCGTCCTCCCCGGAGGCGCGGTAGAACTCGTCCGCGAGGTCCACGGTCAGGGTGTCGCGGCCATCATCCAACTCGGTGCGGAGGATGTTGATCCGCTCGCCGGGAAACGACCGGACGGCCTCCAGCAGTCCCTCGTCGGGCCAGAGGGCGAACTGGGCCTGGGCAAAGCGGGCGCGGCGGGCCATGCGGGAAAGTCTACGCCTGCTCATTGAGGCGCCTTCAGCCAAATAGGAACCGGGGGGAGCGCCTCTCCCCTACCCTCGCCCCATGTCCCCCCTCGACACCCTCACCCTCTCCGGCATCCGCTTCTACCAGCGGCACCTCTCGCGGCGCAAGGGCTTTTGCTGCGCGCACGCGGCGCTCTACGGCGGCGAGTCATGCTCGGCGGCAGTGGCGCGAATCATTCGGGAGGAGGGCCTGCTGAAAGGCCGGGCGCGGATCGCCGCACGCTTCCGCGAGTGCCGGGCAGCCCATAACCTCCTGCGTGCCGGGTCACCGCTGGCGTTCGGCACGGACGGGCCGCGCGTGCGGGGCGTGTGCTGCTGCGGGCCGATTCCCATTCCCTTCCGCTGCGGGTAAGGTCAGACCAGACGCCCGAAGGCTCCCGGATAGAGCGTGACCAGCCCTTCCCCATCCACGGTGATCTCGTTGACGTACCCGCTCTCCAGATTCTCGTAGCGGTAGGTCAGGTCGCCCGTCCGCGTGTAGCGTTGGCGGGCGACGCGCGTTTCCAGCGTGGGGACGTTCACCCACACCGCGCGCACCTCGCCCGCCTCGCCCACAGGCAAGCCCAGGCGGCGGATGGGCAGCGTGTTCGTGAAGGGGGTCGCGCGGAGGTCCACGTCGGTGCAGCCGGACAGGCCAGGGAGCAGGCGGCCTTCGGCGTCCGTCCATTCGCCTGCCCGCGAGCGCGTGAGGTCCAGCGAGGGTCGGTTCCCCAGGTCGCAGCGCAGGCGGAAGGGATGACCGTCTTCTGTCAGGTCTAGCCAGTAATGCAGCGTGTAAGGTTGCCCCTCCCGGAGGCCGACGACCGTTCCCTCCACCGCCGTCCAGGGGGTAAGGCGCAGGTGTTCGAGGCTGGGCTCGCCGGGGTTCAGGCCACGCCAGGCGGCGTTCATCCCCACGCTGACTGCCGCCCCGCCGCCCGCGGCTTCTCGCCCCGGAAGGCGTCCCGGCCCCCGACCTTCTCCAGCTTCACCACCTGGCCGCTCCGGGCACTCCGGTACAGCGCGTCCATGATGCGGTGGTCCTGCACGCCTTCCTCGCCGGGGGTCCAGGGCGTCTTCTTCTCGCGGATGCACTGGGCGAAGTGGTCCAGCTCCAGGCTGAACTGGTCCTCACTGGGGAACTTCGGCTGGAAGTCGCCCTGCTGGTCGGAGAGGGTCAGTTCGAGGCCCTGGTAGGTGAAGGCGGGGTCCATCAGGACGGTGCCCTGTTCACCCAGCACGCGCAGGGTCGCGGTTTTCTGGGTGCCGTAGCTGGTCAGGCAGTTGGCGACGATGCCGCCGGGGAAGCCCAGCAGGAAGCTCATGGACTCCTCGACTTCCTTGAAGCGCGGGTCGTCCTGCGGCTGGTGCAGGGTGGCGAAGACCCACTCGGGTTCCTGCCCCAGCAGGAAGCGGATGGTGTTCAGGCAGTAGATGCCCACATCCACCAGGGGACCGCCGCCCGCCAGGTCACGCTTGAGTCGCCACGCTTCCGGGTCGTCCTGCACCTGACCGTGAATGGAGTCGATCAGCTTGACCGGGCCGAGCTTGCCGTCCTGAACAGCGTCCCGCGCGGCCCAGTGTTCGGGGGTGTACTGGCAGCGGTAGGCGGTCATCAGCAGCACGCCCGCTTCCTTGCAGGCGTCCACCATCGCCTGCGCGTCTTCGGCACTGACGCTGAGGGGCTTCTCGCACAGGACGTGCTTGCCCATCTTTGCGGCCCGCTCCACGTACTCGCGGTGCAGGCTGTTGGGGAGGACGATGTAGACGGCCTCCACGTCCTCGCGCTGCCCCAGTTCCTCGAAGCGGTCATAGGGGTACACGTCCTGCTCGGTCAGATCGTAGGCACGCGCGAACGCCTTACCCTTCTCGGGGTCGCCCGTGACCAGGGCCGCGACGTAGGCATGCTCACTGGTCCGCGCGCCGGGAATCAGTTCCTCGCTGCTGAGTTCACCGATGCCGACGATGGCGTACCCGACGCGGCGCTGCTCGGACTGGGGAAGGGGGAGGTCCGGTTTCTGAGGCATGGATCACCGTAACAACCGGGGGCCGCGCCTGCTTCCGGCAACGCTTCAGGCGTTCTTCAGAAGGCGGCCGGTCAACTGGCGGATGTGCGGAAGGTGTCCCTCCCGTACGCTGGGGCGAATGCCCGAACTCACCCTCCGCGAACGGCGGCCCGAGGATTTCCCGATTCAGTGGCGCTGGGAACAGGCCGAAGCCAGCCCGGAATGGAAACGCTGGGACGCGCCGTATTTCCACGAGCGGGACGAACCTTCAACACTCACGCTGGGGGCCTACACCGAGAAGCGGCTGAGCCAGCCCCCCGCGCAAAGCAGCCGCGTCCTTGCGCTGGATGACGAGTGCATCGGCCAGGTGAGCCGCTGGGAGGAAGCCCCGGCGGGCGGCGGCTGGTGGGAACTCGGCCTGGTGATCTACGACCCGCGGCACTGGGGCGGGGGACTGGGCACCCGGGCGCTGGCGCTCTGGACGGAAACGACGTTCCGCGAAACGGAAGCGCACGTCGTCATGCTGACCACCTGGGGCGGCAACGAGCGCATGATCCGCGCCGCGCAGCGCGTCGGCTACCGCGAATGCGGGCGCGTGCCGGAAGCGCGGCTGTGGGAAGGGAAACGCTGGGACAGCGTGCGCCTGGCCGTGCTGCGGCAGGACTGGGAAGCCCTTCAGGCCAGCCGCCCGAATGCCTGACAGTTCGGAGTCACCTGACGGTGGTTCCGGCGGGCAACACGTACACGTCCACCAGGCCCCAGGGCTGGGGCTTTTCGGGGTACCGGTGGTTCTCCCAGACGAGGTAGTACCCGATCTGCCCGGCGGGCAGAGGCTTGTCCTTGTAGGTCACGGCGGGCCAGCGCGTGTCGGCGTCCACCTCGGGACTGCTGGCGGCGATCCATCCGCCCGCGCCGACCAGGTCACGCAGCCGGGCGATGGGCGCGTAGCCGTCGGCGCAGTACAGCATCACGGCGGCATCCCGGGCGAGCAGCGCGCCAAGGTCCGGCAGGCGGGCGCGCAGGAAGTCGTCCAGGCGGTACGCGGTGACGCGCAGGTCACGGTGATACAGGTAATCGTTGGGCACCGTGAACGTCATGGGCCTGCCGCTGACGGCGAGCGTGGCGGGCGTGATGGCCGCGTGCGCGAGGGCCTGCACGCGGAGCAGGGCAATCTGCTGCGCCTTCGTGCGGGGGGACGCGGGCGCGGCCAGGGCGGTGGGCAGCGTGAGGGCGAGCAGGGCCGTGAGGAACAGAGAACGCTTCACGCCGCCCACCTTAACGGGAAAAGCACACTGTGCCCGCCAGAATGGCCCGCCCCGGCACATCTGGCATCATGCGCGGCGTGAACGTCTCCCCCGCCCGTCCGGTGGTGCTGCGCGACCGGCAGCCGCGCGACCTGCCGACCCTGACCCGCTGGCTGAACGACCCGCAGGCCGAGTGGCGACGCTGGGACGCGCCCTACTTCGCAGCGGCCGCGACCAACAAAACCATGCGCGCCTACGCGCAGTACCTCGCCCAGAATGGCCCGGACGCCGACGAGCGCGTGATCGACGTGGACGGCGTGTGCGTGGGCATGGTGAACCGCTCGGAGGAGGAACCGGTGGGCGGCGGGTGGTGGGACCTGGGTATCCTGATCTATGACCCGGCGTCCTGGGGCGCAGGCATCGGCACCCGCGCCCTCCGCCTGTGGGTGGCCGACACCTTCGAATGGACAAACGCACACGTGGTCACCGTGTCCACCTGGAGCGGCAACGAGCGCATGATCCGCGCCGCGCGGCGGGTGGGGTTCCGCGAGTGCGCGCGGGTGCGGGAGGCGTACCCGGTACGGGGGCAACGTTTCGACAGCGTGAAGCTGGACCTGCTGCGCGCCGAATGGGAGGCGCGTTAGGCTGCGTGCATGACCGCTCCTGGCGTGCCCCCTCACCCCGGGAGGTCAGGCGCGTGAAGAAGCGCCGGGATACGCCCCGCCCCAAAGGCCCCAAGCCGGTCACGCCGCCGGGCTTCCTGGCGACGCAGGACCTCAAGGAGCGCGGCTGGACAGCCGGGTTGATCGCCCGCTTCCTGGGCCAGCACGACCTCACACGCGAGAACGGCCTGAAGATGGGCCGCCGCCGCCTCCCCCCCGTCAAGCTCTACCGCGAGGAACGGGTGCTGGACGCCGAGCGCGACGAGGCCTTCCTGATCGGCCAGGCCCGCGCCGCCGACGCCCGCGAACGTGCCGAACGGGCACGGGAGACGCGCCAGGCGAAGCGCGCCGCGCTGCTGCAAGCTGCCGCCGAGAGCTACACGCCCACCATTCACCCCGAGCCGCTCCGCAAGGGGGCCGTCCGCAAGGCCCGCGAGCCGCACCTCCCGGCGCTGGAAGACACCCTCACGCGGCTCGCCCGGGACCTCGGCAAGGTCACCCCGCGCGAGGAGGCCGCGCTACGCACCCTGCTGCTGGGGCGGCTGCACGCGGCCCTCGCCGCCGCCTATCCCTGGTATCCGCTGCCCGACGCCCCCTCGGAGAAAAAACAGGCCAGCCGCGAGGCCAGACCCAGCGACTGGCGCGAGTGGGACTGGGATTGATACCAAATTGCGTTGATTCCAAGGAATCAACCGAGCGGAGCGAGTGGCAAAAAGTACGGCGCCCCGGTTTCACCCGCCGCCCTCACCGGCCGCACCCCCTGGCGGCACCTCCAGCAGGGCACGCAACCGCTCGCCCGTGGCCGCATCCGCCGGGAAGAAGGCTTCGATGGCCAGTTCCGAGAGGGTCACGTCCAGAGGGGTCCCAAAAACGGTGGTCGTCCCCAGCAGCGCGAGGGGACCCTGCGAGGTCATCAGCCGCAGCGGGACGAAGACATGGGCCTGAGCGTGACCGTGGGTGCCCGCTGGCAGTGGGTCGGGGGCCGGGTAGGCGGCCAGTTCGCGGCGGAGGTGTGCGAGTTCGGCGTCCCCACTCCGCTCGATCTGCCCGGCGAGGCGGTTCAGGAGGTGGAGACGCCACTCGCTCAGGTTCTCAATGCGCGGCGCGAGTCCCCGCGGGTGGAGGCTCAGGCGCAGGACGTTGACGGGCGGCGTCAGCAGTTCGGCGTCCACGCCTGCGAGCAGAGGCCCCACGGCACGGTTGGCCGCGACGAGGTTCCAGTGATGGTCCACCGCCAGGGCCGGATAGGGCTCGTGCCCGGCCAGAACCGCCTCGACCGCCTCCAGGGCCGCCCCCAGCGCGGGGTCGTGCAGGGGCCGCTCCGAGAACATCGGGGCGTAGCCCGCCGCCAGCAGCAGGGTGTTGCGCTCCCGCAGGGGCACGTCCAGCTGCTCCGCCAGGCGCAGCACCATGTCGCGGCTCGGCACCGAACGCCCGGTTTCCACGTAACTCAGGTGCCGGGCAGAGATGTCGGCATCACCCGCGAGGTCCAGTTGGCTGAGGCGGCGGCGCTGTCGCCAGCCGCGCAGCAGGTCGCCGAAGGGGGGCAGGGTCGCGGTCATTTCCAGAGGGTAAGCTCCGCTCCCCGCCGTTGCCAATGACCTCCGGGGTCATCGACAGGCCACCCGTCCCCTCCACATCATGCTCCTGGGAACGGCACTGGAGCA
The window above is part of the Deinococcus metallilatus genome. Proteins encoded here:
- a CDS encoding ester cyclase translates to MSAELNRQLAMQTLERAFNQGDVSVFDEVIPARGVDHQETPGTDMLRHLRDTVSMMRRAFPDLHFEVHHVLAEGDIVAFHSTMTGTHLGRFDIGPFRELPPPAGRSGCATCTFCAGRTARTPTSGT
- a CDS encoding putative glycolipid-binding domain-containing protein, with translation MNAAWRGLNPGEPSLEHLRLTPWTAVEGTVVGLREGQPYTLHYWLDLTEDGHPFRLRCDLGNRPSLDLTRSRAGEWTDAEGRLLPGLSGCTDVDLRATPFTNTLPIRRLGLPVGEAGEVRAVWVNVPTLETRVARQRYTRTGDLTYRYENLESGYVNEITVDGEGLVTLYPGAFGRLV
- a CDS encoding GNAT family N-acetyltransferase, coding for MARPGTSGIMRGVNVSPARPVVLRDRQPRDLPTLTRWLNDPQAEWRRWDAPYFAAAATNKTMRAYAQYLAQNGPDADERVIDVDGVCVGMVNRSEEEPVGGGWWDLGILIYDPASWGAGIGTRALRLWVADTFEWTNAHVVTVSTWSGNERMIRAARRVGFRECARVREAYPVRGQRFDSVKLDLLRAEWEAR
- a CDS encoding Gfo/Idh/MocA family protein, which translates into the protein MPQKPDLPLPQSEQRRVGYAIVGIGELSSEELIPGARTSEHAYVAALVTGDPEKGKAFARAYDLTEQDVYPYDRFEELGQREDVEAVYIVLPNSLHREYVERAAKMGKHVLCEKPLSVSAEDAQAMVDACKEAGVLLMTAYRCQYTPEHWAARDAVQDGKLGPVKLIDSIHGQVQDDPEAWRLKRDLAGGGPLVDVGIYCLNTIRFLLGQEPEWVFATLHQPQDDPRFKEVEESMSFLLGFPGGIVANCLTSYGTQKTATLRVLGEQGTVLMDPAFTYQGLELTLSDQQGDFQPKFPSEDQFSLELDHFAQCIREKKTPWTPGEEGVQDHRIMDALYRSARSGQVVKLEKVGGRDAFRGEKPRAAGRQSAWG
- a CDS encoding TetR/AcrR family transcriptional regulator, coding for MGSVKAEPRLTHRQRQALATQQLVVGAARRLFLEQGYGATTIDDIAREAGVAVSTVYSIFGNKRGVLRAIREAWHQTSRQRDFRQDALAHENPAQRFELMAHLTRRQWETGAEMVRIYQSAGAADPEAAAELQQALGGRRAAQRHFVAESAAMLRPGLSVERASALLQALTLFEVYHELVTESGWTPDEYEAWLARTLGEQLLGGALPEGDEPSVQS
- a CDS encoding helix-turn-helix domain-containing protein, which translates into the protein MTATLPPFGDLLRGWRQRRRLSQLDLAGDADISARHLSYVETGRSVPSRDMVLRLAEQLDVPLRERNTLLLAAGYAPMFSERPLHDPALGAALEAVEAVLAGHEPYPALAVDHHWNLVAANRAVGPLLAGVDAELLTPPVNVLRLSLHPRGLAPRIENLSEWRLHLLNRLAGQIERSGDAELAHLRRELAAYPAPDPLPAGTHGHAQAHVFVPLRLMTSQGPLALLGTTTVFGTPLDVTLSELAIEAFFPADAATGERLRALLEVPPGGAAGEGGG
- a CDS encoding AAA family ATPase, with protein sequence MIGDHLQVTLGRAADYAREAGHELVTLEHLLLALTHDPEGREALLAVGTDVERLRDDLLALLDGFEVVEGAQPDFTLGVHRVVRGAVLQLHASGKGHEQADGARVLAELLEEEDSPARAALEAQGVTRLDVLGYISHGAAKVAGRERERQVAGVDGEPETGGPAEQNPLKAYATDLTAQARAGEFDPVIGREAELERMVHILARRAKNNPVLVGEPGVGKTALAEGLAQRVADGQAPGFLRGASVYALDLGALLAGTRYRGDFEQRLKAVLSALDGQNAVLFIDELHTLVGAGATEGGSVDAANLLKPALARGRLRVLGATTPPELRHLERDRALWRRFQTVDVPEPSEEDALAILRGLAPGYARHHGVTYTEGALDAAVRLSARHLRDRFLPDKAIDVLDEAGAARSSAGKGGEISETDIEATVARMARVPVGAVKAEEVKSLATLETDLKARVFGQDAAVGAVASAVKLARAGLRDPQKPQGAFLFAGPTGVGKTELARALADRLGVHLARFDMSEYQEAHTVARLIGAPPGYVGFDQGGLLTDAVAKNPHAVLLLDEIEKAHPDVYNLFLQLMDHGTLTDHTGKKVDGRGLILIFTTNAGAADASRPALGFSREGRAGEEAEAVKRTFTPEFRNRLDAVIHFKPLSREVMASVVDKFLAQLAAQLAERGVTLTVTPAARALLAQLGYDPQMGARPLARVIEERVKRPLADELLFGQLKDGGGVTVDAEGEGFTFNG
- the yidD gene encoding membrane protein insertion efficiency factor YidD — its product is MSPLDTLTLSGIRFYQRHLSRRKGFCCAHAALYGGESCSAAVARIIREEGLLKGRARIAARFRECRAAHNLLRAGSPLAFGTDGPRVRGVCCCGPIPIPFRCG
- a CDS encoding GNAT family N-acetyltransferase, which produces MPELTLRERRPEDFPIQWRWEQAEASPEWKRWDAPYFHERDEPSTLTLGAYTEKRLSQPPAQSSRVLALDDECIGQVSRWEEAPAGGGWWELGLVIYDPRHWGGGLGTRALALWTETTFRETEAHVVMLTTWGGNERMIRAAQRVGYRECGRVPEARLWEGKRWDSVRLAVLRQDWEALQASRPNA
- a CDS encoding GNAT family N-acetyltransferase, whose amino-acid sequence is MNTITTRRTGKEDIPALIPLILVAARTRAELEPALWPLHPEAENRVRSRLEGEFSSPERFAWFLAEQNGEAVGVISAGLYPAPPVYRSLLAGLIGEDFYADTPGALPLLLSAAESFLRAAEAALINAACPARDKERLRLLQAHGYAPLTLWMARPVDPSVPAPASIRPAREDDLPALVRLNRDAQEGKRRANPRFWTPHPEASARFEDWMRHSLTLPDRDLLVHEGPSGVDGFVVAQPAGSPPAHNAEGVGLIDDLYADAWNIFPALLNAAHHAFHKRGKHTVEVICPAAWTERAAALEDAGFRPANLWLIQD